A region of Toxorhynchites rutilus septentrionalis strain SRP chromosome 1, ASM2978413v1, whole genome shotgun sequence DNA encodes the following proteins:
- the LOC129778343 gene encoding uncharacterized protein LOC129778343, translated as MSLQVQSSQQPVSSSGRRTPQVYQNFGSTNNTSPSSNGNNNGNKSSSRSSSRSSNSDKQNQVTASPEAVTAEQPAPKESPKSSVAPATPTKTAGAVAPATATASAKVETNGKNTVNASKADKQKDEKVSTTATNGSSGSEKESNGKKEENVAPETVPAPETPKKEEEKEKKVKDNPRSSPRTTPQKLQLESIPVEQPTTPESAGKKPRESPVLVTPEQGKKTKHTLLATKALKAAVTAEGDEMEALVVEPSEYEDSPIPTRTGGKTKLLKYGAGPPTRARISPFRVNQANAAVATANLSTVSEGQNSASDSKETSPSMEMDFDRPLRAISGRRSTRPISDIRYTYRKSADLNDSVSSLNVTIGSEIHNDSLRTPAPGSSRKRKAMTPESTSDAVDVKEIVDSPKRGRLDFSGLLGMVSSPMTMLKNRLSRVRLHASTPVAKLSFDEDDLTRCVTAEATTTTANISGEEAKMDVESSAEEETKAKHVEEGGDQKKDTETETPKDEQNESATEKVREDVSGDAPVVVREITEKQRQYCAIM; from the coding sequence ATGTCACTGCAGGTGCAATCGAGCCAGCAGCCGGTGTCTTCCTCGGGCCGTCGTACACCACAGGTGTATCAGAATTTCGGCTCCACCAACAACACCTCCCCATCGTCCAATGGGAACAACAACGGTAACAAATCGAGCTCCCGGTCGTCTTCCAGATCATCCAACAGTGACAAGCAAAACCAGGTAACAGCATCACCAGAAGCGGTCACCGCGGAACAACCTGCACCGAAAGAAAGTCCAAAGTCATCCGTTGCTCCCGCAACTCCAACAAAAACAGCAGGTGCTGTTGCGCCAGCTACAGCAACAGCCTCGGCAAAGGTTGAAACAAACGGCAAAAATACTGTAAACGCATCCAAAGCTGACAAACAAAAGGACGAAAAAGTGAGTACCACCGCAACTAACGGAAGCTCCGGAAGCGAGAAGGAAAGCAACGGgaaaaaggaagaaaatgtcGCACCAGAAACAGTACCCGCACCGGAAACTCCCAAAAAAgaggaggagaaggagaagaaagTGAAGGACAATCCGAGATCAAGCCCACGTACGACCCCCCAGAAGCTACAGTTGGAATCCATCCCTGTTGAGCAGCCCACCACTCCGGAAAGTGCCGGTAAGAAACCCAGGGAATCCCCGGTGTTGGTCACTCCAGAGCAAGGCAAGAAAACAAAACACACTTTGCTAGCCACGAAAGCTCTGAAAGCAGCTGTCACTGCCGAGGGTGACGAGATGGAAGCTCTGGTCGTGGAACCATCCGAGTACGAAGATTCTCCGATACCCACACGTACCGGTGGGAAGACAAAACTATTGAAATACGGTGCTGGTCCCCCAACACGGGCACGAATCAGTCCGTTCCGCGTTAACCAAGCAAACGCCGCCGTTGCTACCGCCAATCTCAGCACTGTCAGTGAAGGACAGAACAGTGCCAGTGATTCGAAAGAAACATCACCATCGATGGAAATGGACTTTGACCGTCCCCTGCGCGCCATTAGTGGCCGCCGATCAACTCGACCCATCTCAGACATTAGATACACATATCGCAAATCAGCCGACCTCAATGATTCCGTCTCGAGTCTCAACGTGACCATTGGATCTGAGATACACAACGACAGTCTGCGCACTCCGGCTCCAGGATCATCTCGCAAGCGCAAAGCAATGACTCCCGAATCTACTTCGGACGCTGTTGACGTGAAGGAAATCGTTGATAGTCCCAAACGTGGTCGGCTCGATTTCAGTGGACTCCTGGGAATGGTTTCCAGCCCGATGACCATGCTGAAGAACCGTCTCTCCCGCGTCAGACTCCACGCTAGCACGCCAGTGGCCAAGCTTAGCTTCGATGAAGATGATCTCACCAGATGTGTTACGGCGGAAGCGACGACCACCACGGCGAACATCTCCGGTGAGGAAGCCAAAATGGATGTTGAATCATCGGCGGAGGAAGAGACAAAGGCAAAGCACGTTGAAGAAGGTGGCGACCAGAAGAAAGACACTGAAACCGAAACGCCCAAggatgaacaaaacgaatccgCCACCGAGAAAGTCAGAGAGGACGTATCGGGAGACGCGCCAGTGGTGGTTAGAGAGATCACCGAGAAACAGCGACAGTATTGCGCTATCATGTAA